CGGCGACGCCGTCGCCCAGCGCCTGCGCGACCATGAAGTTCTGCTCCACCAGCAGCACCGTCGTGCGCGCGCCGTCGCGTCCGCGCTGGATCTCCCGCAGCGCCTCGATGAGGTTGCGGATGATCGCGGGCGCCAGCCCCTTGGTGGGCTCGTCGATCAGCAGCAGCCGGCGCGGCTCGACCATTGCGCGCGCGATCGCCAGCATCTGCTTCTGCCCACCGCTCAGCTTGCCGGCCGGATACAGCCAGAACTTGCGCAGCGCCGGGAACAGCCCGAACAGCCAGTCCAGCCGCGTGGTGTCGAGATCGTCGAGCGAGCGCGCCTGTCGCGCCGCCAGCAGCAGGTTCTCGCGCACCGTCAGGTCGCCGAAGATCCCCATGTTCTCGGGCACGTAGGCGATGTCCAGCCGCGCGATCTCCGGCGTCGGCGCGGCCTGGATCTCGCGGCCGTCGAGCAGCACTCGACCCGCGCTCGCGCGCCACAGCCCCATCACCGTGCGCAGGGTCGTCGTCTTGCCGGCGCCGTTGCGGCCCAGCAGCATCGTCACTTCGCCTTCGACCACGGCCAGATCGACGCCGTGCAGGATGTGATACGCCCCGATGTGCGTGTGCACGCCGTCGAGCCGCAGGAGCGTCCTGGCCATCGTCGCGTTCATGCGGCCTCCGGTATTGCGAGCCCCAGGTAGGCGTTCTGCACGACCGGCGAAGCGATCACCGCTTCGGGTTCGCCGTCCGCGACCAGTTGCCCGTTGTGCAGCACGACGATGCGATCGGCCAGTTCCCGCACCACGTCCATCTTGTGCTCGACCAGCAGGATCGTGTGCGTGCCCTCCGTCTTCAGCGCACGGATCAGGTCGAGGATCACCGGCACCTCGTCGACGCTCATGCCTGCGGTCGGTTCGTCGAACAGGTAGACCTTGGGCTTGAGCGCCATCAGCATCGCGACCTCCAGCTTGCGCTGATCACCGTGCGGCAGGCTCGCGGCCGGCGCGTCGACGCGATGACCGAGCCGCACGCGCTCGACGATCGCGCGCGCCTCCTCGAGCAGCTCGCGATGGTTCAGCCACACGGAGAGCATCCGCAGCCCCTCCCCCCGCCGCGATTGCACGGCCAGTCGCACGTTCTCCAGCACGCTCAGGCTTGGGAACAGCTGCGTCAGCTGGAAGGCGCGTCCCAGTCCGCGCCGCGTGCGCAGCGGCGCGGCCAGACGCGTCAGGTCTTCGCCGTCGAGCAGCACCCGACCCGCGCTCGCGCCGAGCTGTCCGGAGATCAGGTTGAAGTAGGTCGTCTTGCCGGCGCCGTTGGGCCCGACGATGGCCGTCAGCGTGCCCGGATGGAAGCTGCAGCTGACGCGGTCGACGGCCGTGTGGCCGCCGAACCGGATGGTGAGGTCGCGGGTCTCGAGCATCAGGGACAGGTGCCGATCACGTAGTAGTTGGGCGCGGTCTGCTTCAGCGTCGTGGTGACGAAGATGTTCCACAGTCCCATCGACTGGTTGGAGCCGTTGGCATAGGTGATGCCGTACAGCGCGTAGGCGCGGCCGGAGACCGAGTGGGTGTAGTTGGACGCGGTGAAGCAGGTCGCGGGCGTGCCCGGATCACCAGGGTTGCCGGGGTCGCCCGGGTTGCCCGTCGTTCCGCCGGAAACCTTGTCCACCATCGCCTTGAGCGCCGCGATCTGCGTGCCAGCCTTCTGCGCGAAGTTCGAGCCGTACCAGCCGACCCAGTCCCAGCAGCCGTTCGGGTTGGGGAGCAGGCCGCTGGCCGCGGTCGAGCGCGAGGTGCTGTCGACCTTCGTCTGCGGGAACAGCACGACGATGTTGTTGGTGTCGGCCCAGCGCGAGAAGCCGGTGTTCCGCACGAACTTGTCGCCGATGGTCGCGTAGTTCTGCTGGCAGCCGTGCAGCGCGACATGCAGCTTGCAGACCTGTCCGGCCGCGCAGTTGGCCGGCACGTAGGCCCAGCCGGTCGCCGCGAGTCCGGGGTTGGTGCTGAACGCGGTCTGGTCGAACTCGATGTAGTTGGCCGCGGCGGGGCTGTTGTTGCGCGCGCTCAAGCTGCCGTAGAGCTTGGTGAGCACCGCCTTCGCGCCGTCGTAGCCGCAGTTGGCGATGTAGGGCGACGCGCTGCTGCCGCAGCTGTTGTTGCCGGTGGCGTCGAAGTCGGTGGGCAGCACGTGGGCGGTGCCGCTGCGCTGGACGTATTCCAGGTTGGCGGCCGTGACGCCGTTGTTGAGGTACTGCGTCTGTACCGCGTTCATCGGGTTGGGACCGACGGTCGTATCGCTCAGGCCGACGAACAGGAACACCTTCTGCGACGCGACATTGCTCTTGGCGTCGATCGCCGTGCCGCTCCAGTTGTTGAGGTCGGCCTGCATCGTGTTCAGCGCGGACGACGAGATCGTCGCGTTGTACATGCAGGCGGTGTAGTTGCTGTGGCCGGCGCAGTTGTAAGGCCCAGCGGCGAAGACGCCGACGCCCTTGAACGTCGATGAATGCGCGTATCCGAGCTGGTTGGCCATGAAGCCCCCCGACGACAGGCCCGAGACCGTGATCTGGGTCTTGTCGATGTTGAGCGAGGGCAATGGCACCGCGGCGTGGGCCAAGCCCATCGACAGCAACGACGCCGCAGTCGCGGCGGCGGCAACGAAACGATGGATCGCGGAACTTCTGACAACGGATGACTTCATGGGAAACCTCCTTGATGTCGACGGACCTTCAACGCGTGACGCTCGGCGCTCAGCGCTCAGCGCTCAGCGCTCAGTGCTCAGCGCTTGTTGCGGATCGGAATGTTCATTTCCTCGGGCTTGATCTCGCGCACCAGCTCGGGCACGCCCCAGGCGAAGGCCGGATCCACCTTGATCTTGAAGTGGTACATCGACTGCATCGCCTGGTGGTCCTCGGGCCGGAAGGTCATGCGGCCCTTGGGCGTCTCGAAGCTCATGCCTTCCATGGCCTTGATGAGCTTGTTGGTGTTCGTGTCGCCGCTGGTCTTCTTGAGCGCCTCGACGACCGCGATCGCCGCGCTCATGCCGCCGGCGGTGAAGAAGTCGGGCGGCGCCTTGAACTGCTTGTAGTGGTTGGCGACCAGCCACTCGTTGACCGGATTCTTCGGGATGCCGAAGTAGTAGTAGGTCGCGCCCTCCATGCCGGGCAGCGCCTTGTACGCGGCCATCGCGGGCAGGATGTTCCCGCCGGTGGCGATCTCGATGCCGTAGCGCTTGAGGTCGAGGTCGGCGATCTTGAACGGGTTCCCCGCACCGGCCCAGATGATGAAGATCACCTTTCGGCCAGGTTGGTCCTTGAGCCGGTCGATGAGCCGCTGCGCGCCAGCGGTGAAGTCGGTCGTGGTCGTCGGCAGGTACTCCTCATGCACGACCTTGGCCTTCTTGATCGCGTCCTTGAAGGCCTTCACGCCGTCGCGGCCGAAGGCGTAGTCCTGCGCCAGCGTCGCGATCACCGTGCCCGGCTTGTCGAGCGCCACCGCGTTGGAGATCGCATCCTGCGAGCTGTTGCGCCCGGTCCGGAAGATATACCTGTTCCACTTGTCGCCCGTGATCGAATCAGCGACGGCGGGCTCGACGAGCAGGATCTTCTTGTATTCCTCGGCCACCGGCAGCAACGCGAGCGCGACCCCCGACGAGGACGGGCCCACGGCGATGTCCGCCTTGTCGTCGCCGTAGGCTGCGGCCAGCAGGCTCTTGCCGACGTCGGGCTTGCCCTGGTCGTCCTTCTCGATGACGACGAGCTTGCGGCCCGCCACGGTCATCGTGCCGCCGGTCGCGTAGTCCAGGCCCATCAGGAAACCGGTCTGCGTCTGCTTGCCGTAGGCCTCGAGCGGGCCGGTGCGGCTGTAGACGTGGGCAATGCGGATCTCCTTGCCTTGGGCGAGCGCCGGAGTGCTCGTGCTCAAGACGGCGGACAGCGCCAGCACCGCGCCGGTCGCGGCGCGGAAGAAGCCATGGGTCATGGAACTTGTCTCCTGTGGGCGGACCGGTCGTGTGCCGGCCTCGGCCCGTTCAGTCGCAAGGTCCGTGCCGATGGCGTCCCGCCCTGAAAGCGACAACGCCGCTGTCCGGAATCCGGGCAGCGGCGTGTGATTGCCGAGGAAACAGTGTCTGGAAACCGGTCAGTGTCCGGAGTCCAGACAGCGGCGTCTCAGGTGCGGAAGGTCGCCACGTGTTCGTTGAGCAGGCGGGCCTGCTGCTGCAGCGACTCGGCGGCGGCGGCCGTCTCCTCGACCAGCGCCGCGTTCTGCTGCGTCATGTCGTCCAGATGCTTCACGGCCTGGTTGATCTGCGCGAGTCCGTCGGACTGGCCCGCGCTCGACTGGCTGATCTCCGCGACCGTGCCGCTGACCTGCTGCACCGATTGCAGGATCTGACCCATCGCCTCGCCGGCGCGGCCGACCTGAGCGCCGCCCGCATCCACACGCGTGACCGAGTCGTTGATCAGCGCCTTGATCTCCTTGGCCGCGTTGGCGCTGCGTTGCGCGAGCGCGCGCACCTCCGAGGCGACGACCGCGAAGCCGCGTCCCTGCTCGCCCGCGCGCGCCGCCTCGACGGCCGCATTCAGCGCGAGGATGTTGGTCTGGAAGGCCACGCCGTCGATGACCGAGATGATGTCGGCGATCTTGCGGCTGGCGCCGGCGATGCCGTCCATGGTCTGCACGACCTCGCCCATCACGTCGGCGCCGAGCTTGGCGCGGTCGGCGGCGCCGATGGCCAGCTGATTCGTCTGGTGCGCGGCCTGCGCGGAGTGCGTGACCTGCTGCGTGAGCTCATGCATCGACGCCGCCGTCTGCTGCAGGCTGGAGGCCGCCTGCTCGCTGCGTTGCGACAGGTCCTGGCTGCCCATCGCGACCTCGCGTGACGCATGCTGGATGGAGTCCGTGGCGTCGCGGATCGCGCGCACCAGATCGCTGAGGCGTCCCTGCATCGCGGCGACCTGCGTCAGCACCTGGCCGATCTCGTCGTTGCCCACGCTCTCCGTGCCGAGCGCCTGCGCGCGCAGATCGCCGTTGGCCACGGCCTCGACGACTTCGCGCATCTGGTTCAGGCGGCGCTTCAGGCCGCGCGCGAACCATTCGACCGCGATCAGCGCGGCGATGCCGAAGACGATCACCAGCGCCAGCGCGACGGTCGCGTCGCGGCGGGCGATTCCGGACACGTCATCGATGTAGACCCCCGAGCCGATCACCCAGCCCCACGGCTTGAAGCCGGCGACGTAGGAACGCTTCGGCTCCGGATCCTTGGCGCCGGGCTTGGGCCACAGGTAGTCGACGAAACCGCTGCCCTGCGCCTTGACCGTGTCGACGAAGGCGACGAACAGCTTCAGGCCGTTCGGATCCTTGTTGCCGGACAGGTCCTTGTCGTTGAGCTCCGGCTTGATCGGGTGCATGACCATCTTGGGCGTCATGTCGTTGATCCAGATGTACTCGTTGCCCGAGTACCGGATCTTGCCGATCTCGGCGGCGGCCTGCTTCTTCGCGTCGGCCTCGGTGAGACCACCCGCGCCGATGCGGTCGAAATGGCGCTTGGCGATCTGCTCGGCGTTCTTCACCTGCTCGACCGTCGTGATCATCTTGACGTCCAGCAGGCTCGTCGCGGAGCGGTGGCTCAGCCACATCACCAGCACGACGAAACCGACCACCGCGGCCAGCACCGCGACGCGCAGCTTGGTGGCCAGTGTCCAGGCGCGAGGGGCCGCGCCCTTCGCTGTCGTCCTGGCGCCGGAAGGCGCGTCCGCGTGAAAGCCGGTCGCAGTCGTGGTGAGCGTGTTCATGAAGTCTCCTGGGCGGGCCGGTCCATCCGGTCCTCGTCGTCTGCCCTTGACCTCGAATATGCGCATGTCGCACGGGGCACGACAAGCCCCCCGAACCCTCGAAGAAGCCCATGAACACGGGCCAAACGTGACGATGTGGTGTCACCCCCGCTGCCGTACGCGT
This genomic stretch from Mitsuaria sp. 7 harbors:
- a CDS encoding ABC transporter ATP-binding protein; the protein is MARTLLRLDGVHTHIGAYHILHGVDLAVVEGEVTMLLGRNGAGKTTTLRTVMGLWRASAGRVLLDGREIQAAPTPEIARLDIAYVPENMGIFGDLTVRENLLLAARQARSLDDLDTTRLDWLFGLFPALRKFWLYPAGKLSGGQKQMLAIARAMVEPRRLLLIDEPTKGLAPAIIRNLIEALREIQRGRDGARTTVLLVEQNFMVAQALGDGVAVMDDGRVVHAGRMADLAADEALQQRLLGLSLAAHQ
- a CDS encoding ABC transporter ATP-binding protein — encoded protein: MLETRDLTIRFGGHTAVDRVSCSFHPGTLTAIVGPNGAGKTTYFNLISGQLGASAGRVLLDGEDLTRLAAPLRTRRGLGRAFQLTQLFPSLSVLENVRLAVQSRRGEGLRMLSVWLNHRELLEEARAIVERVRLGHRVDAPAASLPHGDQRKLEVAMLMALKPKVYLFDEPTAGMSVDEVPVILDLIRALKTEGTHTILLVEHKMDVVRELADRIVVLHNGQLVADGEPEAVIASPVVQNAYLGLAIPEAA
- a CDS encoding PHB depolymerase family esterase — encoded protein: MKSSVVRSSAIHRFVAAAATAASLLSMGLAHAAVPLPSLNIDKTQITVSGLSSGGFMANQLGYAHSSTFKGVGVFAAGPYNCAGHSNYTACMYNATISSSALNTMQADLNNWSGTAIDAKSNVASQKVFLFVGLSDTTVGPNPMNAVQTQYLNNGVTAANLEYVQRSGTAHVLPTDFDATGNNSCGSSASPYIANCGYDGAKAVLTKLYGSLSARNNSPAAANYIEFDQTAFSTNPGLAATGWAYVPANCAAGQVCKLHVALHGCQQNYATIGDKFVRNTGFSRWADTNNIVVLFPQTKVDSTSRSTAASGLLPNPNGCWDWVGWYGSNFAQKAGTQIAALKAMVDKVSGGTTGNPGDPGNPGDPGTPATCFTASNYTHSVSGRAYALYGITYANGSNQSMGLWNIFVTTTLKQTAPNYYVIGTCP
- a CDS encoding substrate-binding domain-containing protein — translated: MTHGFFRAATGAVLALSAVLSTSTPALAQGKEIRIAHVYSRTGPLEAYGKQTQTGFLMGLDYATGGTMTVAGRKLVVIEKDDQGKPDVGKSLLAAAYGDDKADIAVGPSSSGVALALLPVAEEYKKILLVEPAVADSITGDKWNRYIFRTGRNSSQDAISNAVALDKPGTVIATLAQDYAFGRDGVKAFKDAIKKAKVVHEEYLPTTTTDFTAGAQRLIDRLKDQPGRKVIFIIWAGAGNPFKIADLDLKRYGIEIATGGNILPAMAAYKALPGMEGATYYYFGIPKNPVNEWLVANHYKQFKAPPDFFTAGGMSAAIAVVEALKKTSGDTNTNKLIKAMEGMSFETPKGRMTFRPEDHQAMQSMYHFKIKVDPAFAWGVPELVREIKPEEMNIPIRNKR
- a CDS encoding methyl-accepting chemotaxis protein, encoding MNTLTTTATGFHADAPSGARTTAKGAAPRAWTLATKLRVAVLAAVVGFVVLVMWLSHRSATSLLDVKMITTVEQVKNAEQIAKRHFDRIGAGGLTEADAKKQAAAEIGKIRYSGNEYIWINDMTPKMVMHPIKPELNDKDLSGNKDPNGLKLFVAFVDTVKAQGSGFVDYLWPKPGAKDPEPKRSYVAGFKPWGWVIGSGVYIDDVSGIARRDATVALALVIVFGIAALIAVEWFARGLKRRLNQMREVVEAVANGDLRAQALGTESVGNDEIGQVLTQVAAMQGRLSDLVRAIRDATDSIQHASREVAMGSQDLSQRSEQAASSLQQTAASMHELTQQVTHSAQAAHQTNQLAIGAADRAKLGADVMGEVVQTMDGIAGASRKIADIISVIDGVAFQTNILALNAAVEAARAGEQGRGFAVVASEVRALAQRSANAAKEIKALINDSVTRVDAGGAQVGRAGEAMGQILQSVQQVSGTVAEISQSSAGQSDGLAQINQAVKHLDDMTQQNAALVEETAAAAESLQQQARLLNEHVATFRT